A genomic segment from Lutibacter sp. A80 encodes:
- a CDS encoding sodium:solute symporter family protein yields the protein MKSYFAAGGNLPWWMSGLSLFMSFFSAGTFVVWGSIAYDSGWVAVTIQLTMAAAGFVIGFFIAPKWRKTKALTAAEFITNRLGYNTQKVYTYLFLVISLFTTGAFLYPVAKIVEVSTGVPITTSIIILGILILIYTAVGGLWAVIVTDVLQFVVLTAAVLIVVPLSLNKIGGINDFIANAPVGFFNLVNEEYSWGFIIAFGFYNLFFIAGNWAYVQRYTSVSTPKEAKKVGWLFGALYVISPIIWMLPPMIYRVLNPNLDGLASEGAYLLMCKEVLPVGMLGLMLGGMIFATSSSVNTTLNISAGVLTNDVYKHFRPKVTTQQLIKVAKLSTVILGLITIVVALLVPFLGGVVEFVLSLAAITGGAMFLPPLWAMFSSRQTGKTSLFVTIIALIINSFFKFITPELYNFTLSRTLEMSFGVGIPILLLALTEFYFFINKSDKIDYLKYIKINELQLDSTEEDSTKGNAKGGRVIGIGVASTGLLIFLLSFLAENGALLVGCMGFFVMVLGGFIIHKNLK from the coding sequence ATGAAATCATATTTTGCTGCAGGAGGTAATTTGCCTTGGTGGATGAGTGGTTTATCTTTATTTATGAGTTTTTTCTCAGCAGGTACTTTTGTTGTTTGGGGATCCATAGCATACGATAGTGGTTGGGTAGCAGTTACTATTCAGTTAACTATGGCAGCTGCTGGATTTGTAATCGGATTTTTTATTGCTCCAAAATGGCGTAAAACAAAAGCTTTAACGGCTGCAGAATTTATAACAAATAGGTTGGGTTATAATACGCAAAAAGTATATACATATTTATTTTTGGTTATTTCATTATTTACAACGGGAGCTTTTTTATATCCAGTTGCTAAGATAGTTGAAGTATCTACAGGTGTACCAATTACTACAAGTATTATAATTTTAGGTATATTAATTCTTATTTATACAGCTGTAGGTGGTCTATGGGCAGTTATAGTTACAGATGTATTACAGTTTGTTGTTCTTACTGCGGCAGTATTAATTGTGGTTCCATTATCCTTAAACAAAATTGGGGGAATAAATGATTTTATTGCAAATGCTCCTGTTGGATTCTTTAATTTAGTAAATGAAGAATATTCGTGGGGATTTATTATTGCTTTTGGGTTTTATAATCTTTTCTTTATTGCCGGGAATTGGGCTTACGTGCAAAGATATACTAGTGTTTCAACACCTAAAGAAGCTAAAAAAGTGGGATGGCTTTTTGGAGCTTTATATGTAATAAGCCCGATTATTTGGATGTTACCTCCTATGATTTATCGAGTGTTAAACCCTAATTTAGATGGGCTTGCAAGTGAGGGCGCTTATTTGTTAATGTGTAAAGAGGTACTACCTGTTGGAATGTTAGGACTTATGCTAGGTGGAATGATTTTTGCAACTTCTAGTTCTGTAAATACAACTTTAAATATTTCTGCAGGTGTATTGACAAACGATGTTTATAAGCATTTTAGACCAAAAGTAACTACACAACAACTTATAAAAGTAGCAAAACTATCAACAGTAATTTTAGGTTTAATAACTATAGTTGTAGCATTATTAGTACCCTTTTTAGGAGGTGTTGTAGAATTTGTTTTGTCTTTGGCTGCTATTACAGGAGGCGCAATGTTTTTACCTCCATTATGGGCTATGTTTTCAAGCAGGCAAACAGGTAAAACTTCCTTATTTGTAACAATAATTGCATTAATTATTAATAGCTTTTTCAAGTTTATAACACCTGAATTATACAACTTTACCTTGAGTAGAACTTTAGAAATGAGTTTTGGAGTAGGTATACCTATATTATTATTAGCTCTAACAGAATTTTATTTTTTCATTAATAAAAGCGATAAGATAGATTATCTAAAATATATAAAAATTAATGAATTACAGTTGGATTCAACAGAGGAAGATTCAACAAAAGGAAATGCAAAAGGAGGCCGTGTTATTGGTATAGGTGTTGCATCCACAGGTTTATTAATCTTTTTGTTGTCTTTTCTAGCTGAAAATGGAGCATTACTTGTTGGTTGTATGGGGTTTTTTGTTATGGTTTTAGGTGGATTTATTATTCATAAAAATTTGAAATAA
- a CDS encoding LacI family DNA-binding transcriptional regulator has protein sequence MNYITIKDVAKRLNISVSTVSRAFNDKYDIKKETKELILKTAIEMGYRPNPMAKKLIQKRSFNIGIVVPEFINDFFPEVIIGAQEILFEKGYQVLITQSNECFETELKNVKTLEDNMVEGLLLSISSETSNTEYYQKLIESGLPIVLFNRVNKNLKASKVLFNDYKWAFFATEHLITQGYKKIVHLKGTGTLSLSHERSRGFTDAFKKHKIAITKDKIIPTGFNIEDGMRVAENMIKNNNIPDAIFACNDPSAIGAMKVFKKNGYNIPNDIAFVGFTESKIADLIDPPLTSVSQPTLDIGREAAKLLIEQIENRTNTFIPQTIILNGQLNIRESTVKI, from the coding sequence ATGAACTATATAACGATAAAAGATGTTGCTAAACGATTGAATATTTCAGTTTCTACAGTTTCAAGAGCCTTTAATGATAAATATGACATAAAAAAAGAAACTAAAGAACTTATATTAAAAACTGCAATAGAAATGGGGTATCGCCCTAATCCTATGGCTAAAAAACTAATTCAAAAAAGATCATTTAATATTGGTATTGTTGTCCCTGAATTTATAAATGATTTCTTTCCTGAAGTTATTATTGGAGCTCAAGAAATTTTATTTGAAAAGGGATATCAAGTTTTAATAACTCAATCAAATGAATGTTTTGAAACCGAACTAAAAAACGTTAAAACTTTAGAAGATAATATGGTAGAAGGTCTTTTATTATCCATTTCTAGTGAAACCAGTAATACCGAATATTATCAAAAATTAATAGAATCTGGCTTACCTATTGTTCTTTTTAATCGTGTAAATAAAAACCTTAAGGCTTCTAAAGTATTATTTAATGATTACAAGTGGGCTTTTTTTGCTACAGAGCATTTAATAACTCAAGGATACAAAAAAATTGTTCATCTTAAAGGTACAGGAACACTTTCTCTTTCACATGAAAGGTCAAGAGGATTTACAGATGCTTTTAAAAAACACAAAATAGCTATTACAAAAGATAAAATAATACCTACTGGTTTTAATATTGAAGATGGCATGCGAGTTGCTGAAAACATGATTAAGAATAATAACATTCCTGATGCTATTTTTGCTTGTAATGATCCATCTGCCATTGGTGCTATGAAAGTTTTCAAAAAAAATGGTTATAACATACCAAACGACATTGCGTTTGTTGGTTTTACAGAGTCTAAAATAGCAGATTTAATTGATCCTCCATTAACTTCTGTTTCCCAACCAACTCTAGACATTGGTAGAGAAGCCGCAAAATTACTAATTGAACAAATTGAAAACCGTACCAATACTTTTATTCCGCAAACTATTATTTTAAATGGACAATTAAATATACGAGAATCCACTGTTAAAATTTAA
- a CDS encoding GatB/YqeY domain-containing protein, translating to MSLQQKLMVKIKEAMKSKDKIALESLRAIKSEILLAQTKTGATEDLTEAEEIKLLQKLVKQRKDSATLYKEQGRDDLAAPELAQVEIIAQFLPEQLDQAALNKIIEEIIAKVGATSMKDMGKVMGMASKQLAGKADGKAISNAVKQLLA from the coding sequence ATGAGTTTACAGCAAAAATTAATGGTTAAAATTAAAGAAGCTATGAAATCTAAAGATAAAATAGCTTTAGAATCTTTAAGAGCCATAAAGTCTGAAATACTATTAGCGCAAACTAAAACTGGAGCAACTGAAGATTTAACAGAAGCAGAAGAAATAAAGCTACTTCAAAAATTAGTAAAACAACGAAAAGATAGTGCAACCTTGTACAAAGAACAAGGTAGAGATGATTTAGCAGCTCCTGAGCTAGCACAAGTTGAGATTATTGCTCAATTTTTACCAGAACAATTAGATCAAGCTGCTTTAAATAAAATTATTGAAGAGATTATAGCAAAAGTTGGAGCAACATCTATGAAAGATATGGGTAAAGTAATGGGTATGGCTTCTAAACAATTAGCTGGTAAAGCTGATGGTAAAGCAATTTCTAATGCTGTAAAACAGTTGTTAGCATAA
- a CDS encoding FAD-dependent oxidoreductase encodes MLKKDFDINLRSNKTVIVTSDLVIVGGGMAGVCAAISAAREGVSVTLIQDRPVLGGNASSEVRLWILGATSHMGNNNRWSREGGIIDEILVENMYRNKEGNTLILDTILLEKVLNEKNITLLLNTSVYEVSKSDSTTISGVSAFCSQNSTTYKINGSLFCDTSGDGIVGFQAGAAFRMGAETKEEFGEKFAPDVAYGELLGHTIYFYSKDAGKPIKYVAPEFALKDITKIPRYKDISASSQGCRLWWLEYGGRKDTVHESENIKMELWKVVYGVWDYIKNSGNFPDAENLTLEWVGTIPGKRESRRFEGLYMMKQQDIIEQRLFNDAVAFGGWAVDLHPADGVYDSKPGCTQYHSKGIYQIPLRSLISKNITNLFIGGRIMSATHVAFGTTRVMATTAHSGQSIGYGAAQCIKNKLLPKDLIEDKEIAQLQQTLNLNGQSIPEIPINQEGNLVRNATITTSSSLCLDGFSGDNGWCTLKTGVAQLLPLQAGINYKYSFYFSSKKNTSIQVQLRICKNTGYYTPDVILKDIEIQLQEGEQEVSFSFDTILETNQYGFITFLENDSVLIRTSKQRVTGVMSLFNGENKAVNNNGKQVPPDNIGIDTFEFWIPQRRPQGQNLAFSISPALEVFNKDNLFNGFVRPYLGTNAWAANFNDEQPKITIKWEKIQNINSIKLFFDTDYDHAMESSLYGHPENVMPFCVKHFKIKDEEGNVIFEKVDNHQTIVTASLSETVKTRILYIELVSSEKNIPVSLFEVFIA; translated from the coding sequence ATGTTAAAAAAGGACTTTGATATTAATTTAAGAAGTAATAAAACTGTTATAGTCACTTCAGATTTGGTTATAGTAGGTGGTGGAATGGCTGGTGTTTGTGCTGCTATTTCTGCTGCAAGAGAAGGTGTGTCTGTAACTTTAATACAAGATAGACCTGTTTTAGGAGGTAATGCGTCTAGTGAGGTTAGATTATGGATTTTGGGAGCAACTTCACATATGGGAAATAATAATAGATGGTCAAGGGAAGGTGGAATTATAGATGAAATACTAGTAGAAAACATGTATCGTAATAAAGAAGGTAATACTTTAATATTGGATACTATATTATTAGAAAAAGTTCTAAATGAAAAGAATATTACGTTATTATTAAATACTTCTGTATATGAGGTTTCTAAATCAGATTCAACTACAATAAGTGGGGTTTCTGCTTTTTGCAGTCAAAATTCAACAACTTATAAAATTAATGGAAGCCTTTTTTGCGATACTTCTGGAGATGGAATTGTTGGTTTTCAAGCAGGAGCTGCTTTTAGAATGGGAGCAGAAACAAAAGAGGAGTTTGGAGAAAAATTTGCTCCAGATGTAGCTTATGGAGAACTTTTAGGACACACCATATATTTTTATAGTAAAGACGCCGGAAAACCAATAAAATATGTGGCGCCAGAATTTGCATTAAAAGATATTACAAAAATACCAAGATATAAAGATATAAGTGCTAGCTCTCAAGGTTGTAGACTGTGGTGGTTAGAATATGGAGGTAGAAAAGATACTGTTCATGAGTCTGAAAATATTAAAATGGAATTGTGGAAAGTTGTATATGGAGTTTGGGATTATATAAAAAATTCAGGCAATTTTCCAGATGCAGAAAATTTAACATTAGAGTGGGTTGGTACTATTCCAGGGAAAAGGGAAAGTAGACGTTTTGAAGGTTTGTATATGATGAAGCAACAAGATATTATTGAACAACGCCTTTTTAATGATGCGGTTGCTTTTGGAGGTTGGGCTGTTGATTTACATCCTGCAGATGGTGTATATGATAGCAAACCAGGGTGTACTCAATACCATTCTAAAGGGATTTATCAAATACCACTTAGATCTCTAATTAGTAAGAATATTACAAATTTATTTATTGGAGGTCGTATTATGAGTGCAACTCATGTTGCTTTTGGTACAACTCGAGTAATGGCTACAACAGCACATAGTGGGCAATCTATCGGGTACGGTGCAGCTCAATGTATTAAAAATAAATTATTGCCTAAAGATTTAATTGAAGATAAGGAAATAGCTCAGTTACAGCAAACCTTAAATTTGAATGGGCAAAGTATTCCTGAAATCCCTATAAATCAAGAGGGTAATTTGGTTAGAAATGCAACTATAACTACATCTAGTTCTTTATGCTTGGATGGTTTTTCTGGTGATAATGGCTGGTGTACTTTAAAAACAGGGGTAGCGCAATTACTACCTTTACAAGCTGGAATCAACTATAAGTATTCTTTTTATTTCTCTTCAAAAAAAAATACGTCAATACAAGTTCAACTTAGGATTTGTAAAAATACGGGCTACTATACACCTGATGTTATTTTAAAGGATATTGAGATTCAGTTACAAGAAGGAGAGCAGGAAGTTAGTTTTTCTTTTGATACCATTTTAGAAACAAATCAATATGGGTTTATAACTTTTTTAGAGAATGATAGTGTTTTAATACGTACTAGCAAACAGCGTGTTACAGGCGTAATGTCTTTATTTAATGGTGAAAATAAAGCAGTTAACAATAATGGTAAACAAGTACCTCCTGATAATATTGGAATTGATACATTTGAATTTTGGATTCCACAACGTAGACCTCAGGGGCAGAATCTAGCATTTTCAATAAGTCCTGCTTTAGAGGTGTTTAATAAGGATAACCTGTTTAATGGTTTTGTTAGGCCTTATCTTGGTACTAATGCTTGGGCTGCAAACTTTAATGATGAACAGCCTAAAATTACCATAAAATGGGAAAAGATTCAAAATATAAATTCAATCAAATTATTTTTTGATACTGATTATGACCACGCCATGGAATCTTCTCTTTATGGTCATCCAGAAAATGTAATGCCTTTTTGTGTAAAACACTTTAAAATAAAAGATGAAGAAGGTAATGTAATATTTGAAAAAGTTGATAATCATCAAACAATTGTTACTGCCTCATTATCCGAAACTGTAAAAACAAGAATACTCTATATAGAATTAGTTTCTTCTGAGAAAAATATACCCGTGTCATTATTTGAAGTATTTATAGCATAA
- a CDS encoding RagB/SusD family nutrient uptake outer membrane protein, with amino-acid sequence MKKHINNVAMLIAIIFIVSSCVELDLDQQDAASSENWYQTSEQFRQSLNEGYRPTFFPSDGNDGAYNPGWDDDVNYRTNLGPIKSGTVDSNYSRAKNDWTNMYKAITRMLAVLEQIQTQNGVLTPTEKEEYEGEASFFLGVYWTYLITHYGDVPFYDSSITVDESFTIERTDKAFILQKIYEYFDVASQNLPVSYSSGMEYATKGAALAFKARAALYMGDNATAAIAAKACMDLNAYELHPNFEELFLSSTKESKEIIFKLPRSEEFLQTIKSNFILYMIPRNEGGYASVIPSWELLASFECVDGLPIDESPLFDSHNPFKNRDPRLLATIVPFGSLKDGDGLSPDSGSRHMAREYNPHPEHTRVFNYLTGSEETNKDTKSNQNFCSFNGLLFKKGIDSDWADKIAANDLILMRYADVLLMYAEAKIELNEIDASVLNAINEVRDRAYANSDFENPTVVATDQAKLRYIVRNERRSELAGEWLRYMDLIRWRLADVIMDGGHTYGLAPIAANADPDVIQENSDLMVNVVNPGNWFWGVTPQIDENGVADFMPLVDAGLAQILTTTSFPSHQYLWPIPDDERRLNPNLTQNEGY; translated from the coding sequence ATGAAAAAACATATAAATAATGTTGCGATGTTAATTGCAATTATATTCATAGTATCATCATGTGTTGAACTTGATTTGGATCAACAAGATGCCGCTAGTTCTGAGAATTGGTATCAAACAAGTGAACAATTTAGGCAATCTTTAAACGAAGGGTATAGACCAACTTTTTTCCCTTCAGATGGAAATGATGGAGCTTATAACCCAGGTTGGGATGATGATGTAAATTACCGTACAAATTTAGGACCAATTAAATCGGGTACCGTAGATTCAAATTATAGTAGAGCTAAAAATGATTGGACTAATATGTATAAGGCAATTACAAGAATGTTAGCAGTTCTAGAACAAATTCAAACCCAAAATGGTGTTTTAACTCCTACAGAAAAAGAAGAATATGAGGGAGAAGCTAGTTTTTTTCTAGGAGTATATTGGACATACCTAATTACGCATTATGGCGATGTACCTTTTTATGATTCGTCTATTACAGTTGATGAATCATTTACCATAGAAAGAACAGATAAAGCTTTTATCCTTCAAAAAATTTATGAATATTTTGATGTTGCATCTCAAAATTTGCCGGTAAGTTATTCGTCAGGCATGGAATATGCTACAAAAGGTGCTGCTCTTGCATTTAAGGCGCGAGCTGCTTTATATATGGGAGATAATGCAACGGCTGCGATAGCTGCAAAGGCTTGTATGGATTTAAATGCTTACGAATTACATCCTAATTTTGAAGAATTATTTTTATCTTCCACAAAAGAGTCTAAAGAAATAATATTTAAATTGCCTAGAAGTGAAGAGTTTTTACAAACTATTAAAAGTAATTTTATTCTTTATATGATTCCTAGGAATGAAGGAGGGTATGCTAGTGTTATTCCAAGTTGGGAATTATTAGCTTCTTTTGAATGTGTGGATGGTTTGCCAATAGATGAATCTCCTCTTTTCGACTCCCATAATCCATTTAAAAACAGAGACCCTAGATTGTTGGCAACTATAGTGCCTTTTGGATCGTTAAAAGATGGTGATGGTCTATCTCCAGACTCTGGAAGTAGACATATGGCTAGAGAGTATAATCCTCACCCAGAACATACTAGAGTTTTTAATTACTTAACAGGCTCTGAAGAAACAAATAAAGATACCAAATCCAATCAAAATTTTTGTAGTTTTAATGGTCTGCTATTTAAAAAAGGAATTGATAGTGATTGGGCAGATAAAATTGCTGCGAACGATTTAATTTTAATGCGTTATGCAGATGTATTGTTAATGTATGCAGAAGCTAAAATTGAATTAAATGAGATTGATGCATCGGTTTTAAACGCTATTAATGAAGTAAGAGATCGAGCTTATGCAAATTCAGACTTTGAAAATCCTACAGTAGTAGCAACAGATCAAGCTAAACTTAGATACATTGTTAGAAATGAAAGACGTTCTGAATTAGCGGGTGAATGGCTTAGATATATGGATTTAATACGTTGGAGATTGGCAGATGTTATTATGGATGGTGGCCATACATATGGTTTAGCTCCAATTGCCGCAAATGCAGATCCTGATGTAATACAAGAAAATAGTGATTTAATGGTTAATGTTGTTAATCCAGGTAATTGGTTTTGGGGGGTAACACCGCAAATAGATGAAAATGGGGTAGCAGATTTTATGCCTTTGGTTGATGCTGGATTAGCTCAAATATTAACAACAACATCTTTTCCTTCACATCAATATTTATGGCCAATACCAGATGATGAGAGAAGACTTAATCCTAATTTAACGCAAAATGAAGGTTATTAA
- a CDS encoding TonB-dependent receptor, giving the protein MRNIKLLIATLLFCTFVRAQQNTVSGLVLDESNMPIPGANIIAKGTATGTQTDFDGKFSVTLLDGNEIIKVSYIGYVTQEINIKGKNEIIIILKEDVSQLEEVVVVGYGTQSKKDITGSVSVVSGDDIASRSTSNVSNALQGAVAGVSVTRSSTEPGAGNTIKIRGITTLQGDSSPLILVDDIPVASINDVNAAEIESISILKDGAAAAIYGSRAAAGVVIITTKKAKTGSFKIDYTAEYGINKPTEIRKSVQAVRYMEMFNESIWNDNNNLVNEFSTYDPEIIANYASLNAQDPDNYPDTNWRELILKEQSETTRHNLSLSGGTEKLKTSANFGYEYQNALYANRDWKRYTGRINNELQLSDKIGAVLNIAFKQTDEEKPLTDPTNYAINYGTVYPALWEDGRLADGKTGDNPYATLLYAGTQETNNTLVYGKFGLFFKPIEDLKISVNIAPNYEFTKYKSFHNSIPYWGSDDPDKLQTPSYIFGSAPSDRDLIESRTTEKTITTQALVEYSKLFGNHSIESVFGVEEYYKETEALKVRGNEFISNDYPYLSQAPVDKVFDNGSSISEVAYSSLFGRVSYDFNKKYFLQGTLRRDGSSRFGKDYRWGTFPSLAASWVISEEDFMKNVAPIDFLKLRTSYGTLGNDRLGNYLYASVLQFSDVLIANGNSVESVRSAAQTFFAVEDITWETTVSKNIAIDANMFDDRLSLTAEYFQKETSDMLLSLNIPSLSGFIDPTVNVGDMKTTGWEASIGWNDVIGDLKFSASANIFDSKSILGYVSDKRLFSSNKLSEEGLEFQSWYGYESDGIYQTQEEVDNSAVTSGVVSPGDIKYVDQLTVDTDNDGIPDKGDGVINTDDQVVLGGSLPRYQYGANISLGYKGFDLGMTFQGVGKQKFYLNPNTYVKAFDAGNSPREIVDGNYWSVYNTIEENAAVDYPRLGFNNQSNNLRFSDYWLKNGAYLRLKNITLGYTLPSDVINKIGISKLRVYVSGNDLFSFDHLPNGIDPEQVGSYLVTKTFLLGLKVNL; this is encoded by the coding sequence ATGAGGAATATTAAATTATTAATCGCCACATTATTGTTTTGCACTTTTGTACGTGCTCAACAAAATACAGTTTCAGGGCTGGTGTTGGATGAATCTAACATGCCAATACCTGGCGCAAATATAATTGCAAAGGGCACAGCCACGGGTACACAAACAGATTTTGATGGAAAGTTTTCTGTAACACTTTTGGATGGTAATGAAATTATTAAAGTATCTTACATAGGATATGTAACTCAAGAAATAAATATAAAAGGAAAAAATGAAATAATAATAATTCTTAAGGAAGATGTTTCACAACTAGAAGAAGTTGTGGTAGTAGGTTATGGAACACAATCTAAAAAGGATATTACTGGATCTGTATCAGTAGTTTCTGGAGACGATATTGCTTCTAGAAGTACTTCTAACGTATCTAATGCATTACAAGGTGCTGTTGCGGGTGTTAGTGTAACCAGAAGTTCTACAGAGCCAGGAGCAGGAAATACAATAAAAATTAGGGGAATAACTACTTTACAAGGAGATAGTAGTCCTTTAATTTTGGTAGATGATATCCCAGTTGCAAGTATTAATGATGTAAATGCTGCAGAAATTGAATCAATTTCAATATTAAAAGATGGTGCTGCTGCTGCTATTTATGGGTCAAGAGCAGCTGCTGGTGTTGTTATTATTACTACTAAAAAAGCAAAAACAGGAAGTTTTAAAATTGATTATACAGCTGAGTATGGTATTAATAAACCAACGGAAATTAGAAAAAGTGTTCAAGCTGTACGTTATATGGAAATGTTTAACGAATCTATTTGGAATGATAATAATAATTTGGTTAATGAATTTAGCACTTATGATCCTGAAATAATTGCAAATTATGCAAGCCTAAATGCTCAAGATCCAGATAACTACCCAGATACTAATTGGAGGGAGTTAATACTTAAAGAACAGTCAGAAACTACAAGACATAATTTATCGCTTTCTGGAGGAACTGAAAAATTAAAAACGAGTGCAAATTTTGGTTATGAATATCAAAACGCCTTATATGCCAATAGAGATTGGAAACGTTATACAGGAAGAATTAATAATGAACTTCAATTATCCGATAAAATTGGTGCTGTATTAAATATAGCATTTAAGCAGACAGATGAAGAAAAACCTCTTACCGATCCAACTAACTATGCTATTAATTATGGTACAGTTTATCCAGCTTTATGGGAGGATGGAAGATTAGCTGATGGAAAAACAGGAGATAATCCTTATGCAACTTTGTTATATGCAGGTACGCAAGAAACAAACAATACATTGGTTTATGGTAAATTCGGTTTGTTTTTTAAACCAATTGAAGATTTAAAAATATCTGTTAATATAGCTCCTAACTACGAATTTACGAAATATAAAAGTTTTCATAATTCAATACCTTATTGGGGGTCTGATGATCCTGATAAATTACAAACGCCATCTTATATTTTTGGTAGTGCACCATCAGATAGAGATTTGATAGAGTCTAGAACTACAGAAAAAACCATAACTACACAAGCTCTTGTTGAATATAGTAAACTATTTGGAAATCATAGTATAGAGTCAGTATTTGGTGTTGAAGAGTATTATAAAGAAACCGAAGCTTTAAAAGTAAGAGGAAATGAATTTATTAGTAATGATTATCCATATTTAAGTCAAGCTCCAGTAGACAAAGTGTTTGATAATGGATCTAGTATTTCAGAAGTGGCTTATAGTTCACTTTTTGGAAGAGTTTCTTATGACTTTAATAAAAAGTATTTTCTTCAAGGAACTTTAAGAAGAGATGGGTCTTCTAGATTTGGAAAAGATTATAGATGGGGTACGTTTCCATCGTTAGCTGCCAGTTGGGTAATTTCAGAAGAGGACTTTATGAAAAATGTTGCACCTATTGATTTCTTAAAATTAAGAACATCGTATGGTACTTTAGGGAATGATAGACTAGGGAACTATTTGTATGCTTCGGTATTACAGTTTTCTGATGTTTTGATTGCTAATGGTAACAGTGTTGAATCTGTGCGTTCTGCTGCACAAACCTTTTTTGCTGTTGAAGATATTACTTGGGAAACCACAGTAAGTAAAAACATAGCCATAGATGCTAATATGTTTGATGATAGGCTCTCTTTAACAGCTGAATATTTTCAAAAGGAAACATCAGATATGCTTTTAAGCCTAAATATTCCATCACTAAGTGGATTTATAGACCCTACTGTAAATGTAGGAGATATGAAAACAACAGGGTGGGAAGCTTCTATTGGTTGGAATGATGTAATTGGTGATTTAAAATTTTCTGCTTCGGCCAATATATTTGATTCAAAATCAATTCTTGGTTATGTTTCAGATAAACGTTTATTTAGTAGTAATAAACTGTCTGAAGAAGGTTTAGAATTTCAATCTTGGTACGGATATGAGTCAGATGGTATATACCAAACTCAAGAAGAAGTAGATAATTCAGCGGTTACTTCAGGTGTAGTTTCTCCAGGAGATATAAAATATGTAGATCAGCTTACTGTTGATACTGATAACGATGGTATACCAGATAAAGGAGATGGTGTTATTAATACAGATGATCAAGTAGTTTTAGGAGGTTCTTTACCAAGATACCAGTATGGAGCTAATATTTCTTTAGGATATAAGGGGTTTGATTTAGGAATGACTTTTCAAGGAGTTGGGAAACAAAAGTTTTACTTAAATCCAAATACTTATGTAAAAGCTTTTGATGCAGGTAATTCACCACGTGAAATTGTAGATGGGAATTATTGGAGTGTTTATAATACAATCGAAGAAAATGCTGCAGTAGACTATCCTAGGTTAGGTTTTAATAACCAAAGTAACAATCTTAGATTTTCCGATTATTGGCTTAAAAATGGAGCTTATTTAAGACTTAAAAATATTACTCTTGGCTACACTTTACCTAGTGATGTAATAAACAAAATAGGTATTTCAAAACTACGTGTTTATGTATCAGGAAATGATTTATTTTCTTTCGATCATTTGCCTAATGGTATTGATCCTGAGCAAGTAGGTTCTTATTTAGTAACAAAAACTTTTTTATTAGGCTTAAAAGTTAATTTATAA